Proteins encoded by one window of Octopus bimaculoides isolate UCB-OBI-ISO-001 chromosome 4, ASM119413v2, whole genome shotgun sequence:
- the LOC106869998 gene encoding retinol dehydrogenase 14 — translation MSLAVNYFDRNGKIFTMLFYTILLCIVTTCCLYILSKIAMKIRYHYHFKCHKNYFRMDGKTILITEATSGTGRSIAEYLVAQGAKVIMACRNISKAEEVADEIRNSTGIDPKMLSVVHLDFIDLNSVRECAKKITASEDRIDVLFNNAGLGLSPFKLTKQGYDYVFGVNYVGPFLLTYLLIDLLKKSSPSRVINVIPCGDTFLKEEPDFSRQLTQESDIKYPNLFGYNMSKLAQIWHAKILSEKLKDYQVSTISVHTGSGSKITTDQKMLAKIVSRFFDLISRKFNMLPRDAALTVAYLAMDPNLEDMSGQYFENMKISQNLSPYAKDKQLAQKMWDVSMEMCGLCKKNE, via the exons atgtCACTTGCAGTGAATTATTTCGATAGAAACGGAAAAATCTTTACGATGCTTTTCTACACGATATTGTTGTGTATAGTCACAACGTGTTGCTTGtatattctctccaaaattgcGATGAAAATCcgatatcattatcatttcaagTGCCATAAAAACTACTTCCGAATGGATGGGAAAACGATACTTATTACTGAAGCTACTTCGGGTACAGGTAGATCCATTGCCGAGTATCTTGTTGCGCAGGGTGCCAAAGTAATCATGGCCTGTAGGAATATATCTAAAGCGGAGGAAGTCGCCGATGAAATTCGAAATTCAACCGGTATAGACCCTAAAATGTTAAGCGTTGTCCATTTGGATTTTATAGACCTCAACAGCGTCCGAGAATGTGCTAAAAAA atcACTGCATCGGAAGATCGAATTGATGTATTGTTCAACAACGCTGGATTAGGACTAAGTCCTTTTAAATTAACGAAACAAGGGTACGATTATGTATTTGGCGTTAATTACGTGGGACCATTTCTGTTAACCTATTTACTGATCGATCTACTGAAGAAATCTTCTCCCAGCCGAGTTATCAACGTTATTCCGTGTGGTGACACGTTCCTCAAAGAAGAACCAGATTTTTCACGACAACTAACACAAGAATCAGACATCAAATATCCAAACCTGTTTGGTTATAACATGAGCAAGTTGGCTCAGATTTGGCACGCTAAAATCTTAAGCGAAAAACTGAAAGATTATCAAGTGAGCACAATCAGTGTTCACACTGGGTCTGGTTCCAAGATAACAACAGATCAGAAGATGCTGGCGAAGATAGTCTCCCGTTTTTTCGATTTGATATCTAGAAAATTTAACATGTTACCTAGAGATGCCGCTTTGACTGTTGCCTATTTGGCTATGGATCCCAACTTGGAGGACATGTCTGgtcaatattttgaaaacatgaaaatttctCAAAATTTGAGTCCTTATGCGAAAGACAAACAACTAGCCCAGAAAATGTGGGACGTTTCCATGGAAATGTGTGGACTTTGTAAAAAAAACGAGTAG